The genomic interval ACTTCGTCTTCGGCGTTGCCACTTCGGCCTATCAGGTCAGGACAATCCAGATCTCCTGTGAAACCAAAAATCGCATTCAATTCTTGCACGCATGACATTCATTTGCATCAGTCCTCGGAACCTTGATCACAGTATTACTATGAACTCTCTTCCTATTTATCATCAATTTGTTGCAGAAGAGAAAATTGATGCAGTGGGCACTGTTCCCTTTTCTTTTATCTGGTTTCGTCTGTTATGCTATTGATCTACCACAATTGAGTGGTTCTGTACAATTtgtcacataatttttttattaatgaaatttaaatttttgcaTTTTTTTCCAAACATTTTGCTTCTCACACCTGTTTGATGCATAGTTGTATACTAGATGTTGTTGTGATTCTGTGATTGATTTTATGCCTCAGTGAAGAGTTCTATCTCTTTTGAAGAACAGTTGATTATTGTCTGCCTCACTAAATTTTTCTTCAACCCCAATTTTGTTGACCTGTTTGccagaatagtaaagaaaataaaaattaagaaattattaCGACCCTCTAAATTTTTAGCAGACAACCAATTTCTTTGGCCTCGACAAAATAGCAACCGAATTCATCTGAGATCCTCTAATGTGTTTCATGTATTGGCTATTAAAATATGAaagtcaaaataaaataaagctcctattggtttactcatgttgatgattttaaaataaagCGTGCAACCAAATAACAATGCATATATTGCAAACAAAGTAATTGCAAAAggagttttttgtttttctctctCCCTTTTCAGTAGTCTTAGACCCCAATGCACTATGTTGAATCTCTAAAAGCTTGCTGTCGATTATCTTAGTTAGCTTTGTTTGTTTGTAGGTTGAAGGTGCCTGCAAGGAGGACAACAGGGGTCCTAGTATCTGGGATGCTTTTACACACACTAAAGGTACATTCTATGCATCAAGCTTATGGCAGTCCCTTCCAGGGAGTAGCATCTTGCTTGATGCTTTCACATcttttgatgatttttttctacCATTTTTGTACTTTTCTTTGCTTTGTTTTTGGGTTATGGAACTTGCATGTATTTCTTGATAGGCAAGATCATTGATGGAAGCAATGGTGACATTGCTGTGGATCAATATCATCGGTATAAGGTTAGTGATAACCAATTGAGCCATGATCACATCACTTCTTTTTACTATTTTtctgtttcttcttttttccctATTATGTGGATTCTGAAGGATGAAGACACATTTTACGCGAGCCTAATCTGTTAGTAGTATTTTTGGTTTAAATAGTTTAAAAAGAATACATGATTAGATTTTTTTACAGCTGTCCATAGTGTTACTCAAAGGCTGGAATATCAGTTCATGGCATATACTTAACATGTATCACAAACTGTAAAATGCTACACAGGAAGATGTTGATCTCATTGCTAAGTTGGGATTTGATGCTTATCGGTTTTCCATATCATGGTCTCGAATCTTCCCTGGTATGTGCCCTAGTAATGCATTTTCTTGCTAATTGTAAAAGGAGTTGAACCTTAAATCCATATTATTATTACTATAATTTCCTTTGTAGAATAGTTGCACTTTATTCATTGGATTTTTCTTGACatctttttcttaaaaaataaaGATTCTGCTAGTAATAGAGTAAGCAAAGTGTCCAATAAATTTGATAGCCATATTCTAGTTTGCATCTCAAAATAGGAATCAAACAACAAAAAtgtaaaactaaaaaaaaagagagagggtTAAGCCGAGTAGCACTCCAATTATAAAGAGTAGCCTGGAGTGAACTATTTCTGCATTATGAGGAAACAAATGCCCATAGAGGTTCCCACAATCGAACCCTTCTCCACAAAAACTTCAGCTTCTCTATTACCTCCTCAAAACTTGTGGCTAGGTTCAACACAGAACCAATGGATTTTTAAGTCTCAATTACAAAACCCTTTGTCCACTCTCCACAGAGCTAATCCAACTTCACATTGTAAATACAAGTGGTTCATGTACTCAGTTCCAGGTCTGCACATTAAACACCCATCAATATCATGAGGTAAAAGGAATAGCAGGTCTTCTCCTCTGAACAATGTCATGTAATGATATTTCCATTAACAATATCCAAGCTAACACCCTTATGGTGAGAGGAACTATAGCTTTCCATGCTACAGAGGAGAAGGAAATTTGGTGCGGATAGATCAAGTCAGCAGTCAGAGCAGGGGCAATGAAAATTCTGATTAAGAAGGAAATTTGACACACTTACTGACCGATCCACAACAATGTGATGATAAAGAATAATACTCCTGCCAAGATGATAAAGATACTTCGTGatctctcaagtctcaagtCCCCCTAAAATCCATAGTCCTAACATGACGGAAGACTAGAGGAATTAGTACACACCCTAGCAATGCAAAAGTGATGAAAATATATTTAGCTATCTATGGGTGGAAACGATTGACTTCTCCCAACACTCATAGCTAAATGTTAAATATAGTGGGAGCTATTCGAGTGACATAAAGTTTATCTACAAAAAAACTTTTCGAGATTGTGGGAAATAACAAAGACTACCAATTTTTACTTTGAGAGTGCTAAGTGGAAATATTAGTGATTAAATCTTCAGCGTAATGGTGgaaatttttttctaattattgGGGTCCTTTAGAAAATTACAACCTGCACTGATTTTTATAGAAATTTGATGATTGGTTCCTTACAGAAGAGTACAGCGTAGTTACTTGTCTAGAGTATCTAAACATATTGAGATTACAGTGTAGATATTCTATGCGGAAATCCATAAGAAGctaatttcaattaatttttaGGGGGCTGGGCATTTTCCATGTTTCTTTTGGCTAAGGTTAACTGGATAACAGTGTATATTCGTATGTATCTGTTTGCAGATGGTCTAGGAACCAAAGTCAATGAAGATGGGATTGCTTACTACAATAATATCATCAATGCTCTCCTTGAAAAAGGTGTGATTTATTTATACTGTTTTCCTTCCGGTTGCATCAGTGAATTCATCAATTTATTCTTGCAGGCATCCAGCCTTATGTAACACTATACCATTGGGATCTGCCATTGTATCTTCATGAAAGTATGGGAGGGTGGTTAAACAAGCAGATTGTGTAAGTACAATGTCGTAAATTAGTTAAAGTTATTTTGCAAATAACTTGGTTCTAAATAATATTTCTCATGTCAGTATATTTTATAGATGTGGGAAAGAAAAATTTTGTGAAAGAATAATTTGCTACATTTAACTTGTCAATATTCTTAGCTTTTAGGCAGTTTGAAGCATTATTATCTCCTTGTGTATATCTAGAGACCACATCTTCTTGTGTATATCTAGAGACCCTGTGGCTAAATTCATTTCATGATTGAACATTTATATCTACAGAGTGCATGGTTGAATACTATATGGAGCTAAGAATAGGAAAGGATGCTAGAAATAGAGTTATCTGGTGGACTATAGGCAATGAAATAGCATTATCTGGTGAACAAatgtttctttttgttttcatcTGAAATCAATATCTATTAAAGGAGACCTTTCTCATTCTAGACACATTTGGAGTTGAATATTGAACGAGACAACTAAAAGTCATCTATTCACATTTTCTGTAAATGCAGAAAATACTTCTCAGTCTATGCAGACACCTGCTTTGCAAGTTTTGGCGATAGAGTAAAGAACTGGATCACAATTAATGAGCCTCTTCAGACTTCTGTCAATGGTTACGGTTATGGGATATTTGCTCCTGGAAAACATGAACATGCATCTTCAGAACCATATTTGGCTGCACACCATCAATTGTTGGCCCATGCGGCTGCTGTTTCAATATACCAAAGCAAGTATAAGGTATGCTGTTCAATTACTTGTGTCTTGTCTATTCTTTTTAGTTTCTGGGTGAGGCAGACCGTATAAATTCTGCAATGCAGCCAAGCCACTGTAATCTAGTATACTGAACCAGAAAACAACGATCTCAACAACTCAAGACTTAACATGCTTGACCCACCCAAATTGATTGACTTACGTCCCTGGGTGAAAATGCTGAATCGAGATAAACTGAAGATTACAATTAAAGAACCATCTGGTCCCTCCCACACAAAAACAAGCTCTCTTCTCAGGCCAATCTGTGAGTGATTTGTTGTTGCTCCCCAAGTTTTGTGTATCGTGTGGACATCGTGACTCTAACATTGGTCTAAGATATCTTTCTACCTATCTATTTTTCTATCTATACGTAGGCCCTTTTTTGGAGTCACTGGCTCCACTAGATGTTTATTTACCCAAACCTCTCCATAACATATAATATACGACAACAAGCCAACAGAAATACAAAGGGACAACATACAAATATAAACACATACCTACTAAATTTACCACTCCATGAAGAGCTTGGGTTCAGTTGCTTGTACAAGGAATTGCAAGGAGCCGAATTAGTGTCCAGTCCCTGTTGGGAATGATGCCAAGGTTGCTGACTCTGTCACTGGGTCAGAACAGATGGTATCACAGTCAACTATGTACCGACATGCAGGTTCTGGAAGATTGCAACACATGTTGATACTGAAAGGTTCCTGTGGATCTGGAAGTGAGTTTTGATGActttgggcttttaagtggtTTTGTCTGAGTTGTGTGAATATGTGTTCAGTCTCACTGTTGTTATCTGATGAATTGACTGAAACTTTGTAAATCATTGTCAAGAGGCTCTAACTAGTGAACAGTGACTGGTTTGCATATCCCTCTGTTCCCATGTTTTTTAAAAGTCTCTTAATATGTTAAATTAGGAATTATTCTATTAGTTAGAGATTTATATACAATTTTATTTGTGTTTTAACTCTTGCTACTATCTGTGTCCTTTCAGGATAAGCAAGGTGGACAAATAGGAATAGCAGTAGACTGTGAATGGGCAGAGGCTAATTCAAATAAAACTGAAGACAAAATTGCTGCAGCAAGGCGCCTAGATTTCCAGCTTGGATGGTACTTACTTGTTCTCTAGTTGtgataaaataaaaagctATTATTATCGGATTATATTGTTTTGAATCTGCCAAAATTTCCGGTGAGCTGTCGCTTGTTGGTTAGCTGACCTAACTAACCGCATGGAGGTCATTGGCTCAAATCTATATTGGTATCTAGGATGGGTGGATCAGGTGGGGATAAAAACTAACAAGTTActctatttaattattaaagtACAGAATATTGTATATTTTGGATGATAATAATTCCAAAAAAAAGTTGTAACAGATTGAAATTGAATTCTAACTCGTCTTGCTGCCTCCTGGTACGACGAGAATCTTATTAATTGCACCTATATTGTATTAGCTGCCATGTGTGAAAACCTTCTTCAAAATACAGAACATGAGTAATTTGTATTGCACTGGGTTTTCTTGACAGTTTTCTTTTAGTTCAGCTCCAGTGCCAACTCAGGCAGTTTGCCAAATGAATTTAGATAGTTTTGTCTcccattttattttttagaatcCACTTCAACTACAGGTACTTAGATCCAATATATTCTGGAGAATATCCCAAAGTTATGCGTGAACGACTTGGAGATCGGCTTCCCATATTTTCAGAGGAAGATAAGGATTTGCTCAAGAACTCATTAGACTTTGTTGGTCTGAATCACTATACATCAAGATTTATTGCTCATGTAGAAGACAGCCCTGAGGAGGGTGATTTTTATAGAGCACAAGAGATGGAGAGAATTGGTGATGTCTCTAATTACTTCATCATTAATTTTTGTTAAGAAAAACTGTGTGGCTATCTTGCTCTAAGTGTTGTCTCTTTTTCCTCAGATAAATGGGAAGGAGGTGAGATTATTGGTGAGAAGGTATGAACTCCGTCATCTTCAAACTCACAATTTTTTTGAGCACGTATTTATCTTATACCTTGTCCAGTCTACTAAAACATTCTGCTTGGCAGGcagcatcagaatggctttaTGTTGTTCCCTGGGGCATCCATAAGGTCTTGAATCACATATCACAGAGATACAATAATCCACCGATATTTATAACTGAGAATGGTATGAATGCATCCATtcccaagaaaagaaaaggaaaaaccaATATATTATACCAATGGGTAGTTTCATTAACCATCACCTCcctaaaaagttaaaaaagaaaaaaaaaagaatttactTTGGTTTTGGTAACAAACTGATCCTTTTCGTTTTCTCTTAAACCTTTACAGGTATGGATGATGAGGATAATGATTCCTCCCCACTTCATGAAATGCTAGACGACAAGCTGAGAGTTAGTTACTTTAAAAGATACCTTGCAGCAGTCAGCAATGCAATGAGGTAGCTCGACTGCTTTTTCATTGATTTTTCCTGTGAATTAGTAATAGATCGATCTTTTTTGTCATGTGCTGTCTGAATGTGGTAGACTGGTAGGGCGAGGCATTTTTGTTGGTTTAACTAACGACTTGGAGTTAGTTAAATGTTGGCATCTTCACTCATATTATGCATGAACATGAAGGCAAGGAAAAATACGtactattattattattttaattttaaattatggACAGGGATGGAGCAGATGTGAGGGGATATTTTGCATGGTCATTACTGGATAACTTCGAGTGGGCTCAAGGCTATACCAAACGCTTTGGTTTGGTTTACATTGACTACAAGAATGGGCTCTCCCGCCACCCGAAATCTTCTGCGTACTGGTTCTTGCGGTTCTTGAaaaatgttgaaggaaaaGATGGCAAGGATGAATAACTGACCATTAATCTTTCACGCAAATTTGCTTACTACATGCATTAATTTTATGCAAGGGACCTCGATAACTTGTTTCATGTCGCAAAGTTTTATTCTGTTTCACaaatcatttaaatgattCGGGAACTAGATTCAGTTGTGTTGTATTATATGCAAATTGCGTGAGAAGCTGATGTTTTCATTTGCATTACATGGCAccagcttttttttttttggttacaaacGGGACCTAAAAGGCCCAACGGAAAAACAAAAGCAGACAATTAAGTGCTAAAACAAGCACCAGATCTCCTGGCTCTAGAGACAGAACCAAGATCATCAAGGTATGTTTGAGAGGCATGCACATGACTGTCAAACTTCACCAGACTAATCTCATGACTAGTGCTAAACTTGGCCAAAGCATCAGCAGTCATATTACACTCTCTAAAAATATGCACTAATTTCACATTGTCCATAGACGCCATCAGATTATTGCAACTTTCAAGCAAAGATCCCAAAGGATGGTTGGATAGGTTGGAGTTTTGTAACAAGTGAACCAACACTgcataatcaatctcaatctCCAAATTCTTGATATTCAAGTTAACAGCAGCCTTCAAACCAAAATAGAGGCCCCAAGCTTCTGCATCAAGAATCTCACCAATTCTTAAATTCACTTGAAATCCAGTGATCCAAATTCCCAAATGGTCTCTAATTACCCCACCTGCACCAATTTTGCCTTagggttgtgttgtattataTGCAAATTGCGTGAGAAGCTGATGTTTTCATTTGCAGTACATGGCACCAGCTATTTTGCCATCCGGCTCctcttttcttatttatttatcaatGTGAGGTATCAGTTCTAAATATGTGGAAAGTAGAAACTAGGAAGCTTTTTCAATAAGGACCACTAAGTTAGCATGATGACTTTTTTTGTCACCCACTTTTCAATCATCTTAAATGTTTAGTTTTTAATGTATATACAGTAGATTATCTCTACAAACTTTTATTCAAATTGAAACACATTTAGACACTCAAATCTGATTTGGCATTTATTCAAATTGAAACACATTTAGACACTCAAATCTGATTTGGCAATTGTGAACATGAATGGTTCATCTATGACTGATTTGATTCGTTCATTATTTTGATTTAGTTTGATATCTTAACAATTAATAAATTGATTGATAATTTGTACAAGGACTACTTATATTGACATAAAATCTAAATagataagaagaaaaaatgtgATTAAGAAGTAGGTTTattcaataattaatataaagTAAT from Argentina anserina chromosome 2, drPotAnse1.1, whole genome shotgun sequence carries:
- the LOC126785313 gene encoding beta-glucosidase 42, translated to MEFLKECEQADEISRSAFPPDFVFGVATSAYQVEGACKEDNRGPSIWDAFTHTKGKIIDGSNGDIAVDQYHRYKEDVDLIAKLGFDAYRFSISWSRIFPDGLGTKVNEDGIAYYNNIINALLEKGIQPYVTLYHWDLPLYLHESMGGWLNKQIVKYFSVYADTCFASFGDRVKNWITINEPLQTSVNGYGYGIFAPGKHEHASSEPYLAAHHQLLAHAAAVSIYQSKYKDKQGGQIGIAVDCEWAEANSNKTEDKIAAARRLDFQLGWYLDPIYSGEYPKVMRERLGDRLPIFSEEDKDLLKNSLDFVGLNHYTSRFIAHVEDSPEEGDFYRAQEMERIDKWEGGEIIGEKAASEWLYVVPWGIHKVLNHISQRYNNPPIFITENGMDDEDNDSSPLHEMLDDKLRVSYFKRYLAAVSNAMRDGADVRGYFAWSLLDNFEWAQGYTKRFGLVYIDYKNGLSRHPKSSAYWFLRFLKNVEGKDGKDE